One part of the Streptomyces sp. NBC_00286 genome encodes these proteins:
- a CDS encoding sugar ABC transporter ATP-binding protein, with protein MTRPLLRVAALSKRFGGTQALKDVDLEVAPGEIHALIGPNGSGKSTLIKILAGYHHADPGAVAELDGEPFDLSQVAASRHDRLRFVHQELGLVGELSAIDNLALSRGFARTAFGNIRWPEMERRTTALVERFGLGIDVRRPLALASPVQRAVVAIAAALQGWEGRRGVLVLDEPTAVLPPGEVARLFDIVREIRDTGAGVLYVSHRMDEIFALADRVTVIRGGRRIATLPVAGLTPRSLAELMAGEEMETDHRPASALGPSEAVLEVRDLWAGPLRGIDFDLARGERLGITGLVGSGHEIVPYAVCGAHTGPVRGRLRLPERSERWVDARDAGGLGLPLVPADRAGEGVIGDFSVGENLTLPLLDRLRARVGRLHRGREGALAEEWIERVGVRTAGRGARITTLSGGNQQKVVMARCLAQRPPVLMLCEPTAGVDIGTRLQLYDLIERQADEGMGVIVSSSDTQDLLALCNRVLVVRDGRVVREIGGRDITEPTLVHAMEGTSGT; from the coding sequence TTGACCCGGCCGCTGCTCCGGGTGGCCGCCCTGTCGAAGCGATTCGGCGGAACCCAGGCGCTGAAGGACGTCGATCTGGAGGTCGCACCCGGCGAAATCCACGCACTGATCGGCCCCAACGGTTCCGGCAAGTCCACCCTCATCAAGATCCTCGCCGGCTACCACCATGCGGACCCCGGGGCGGTCGCCGAACTGGACGGCGAGCCGTTCGACCTGAGCCAGGTCGCCGCCTCCCGCCATGACCGGCTCCGCTTTGTCCACCAGGAACTGGGCCTGGTGGGCGAGTTGAGCGCCATCGACAACCTCGCGCTCAGTCGCGGCTTCGCCCGTACGGCCTTCGGCAACATCCGCTGGCCGGAGATGGAGCGGCGGACGACAGCGCTGGTGGAACGGTTCGGCCTCGGCATCGACGTACGCCGGCCCTTGGCCCTGGCCTCTCCCGTCCAGCGCGCGGTGGTGGCCATCGCCGCCGCGCTGCAGGGCTGGGAGGGCCGGCGCGGCGTCCTGGTACTCGACGAACCGACCGCTGTCCTCCCGCCCGGGGAGGTGGCCCGGCTCTTCGACATCGTGCGGGAGATCCGCGACACGGGTGCCGGCGTCCTGTACGTCTCGCACCGGATGGACGAGATCTTCGCGCTCGCCGACCGGGTCACCGTGATCCGCGGCGGGCGCCGGATCGCCACCCTTCCCGTCGCCGGCCTCACTCCGCGCTCGCTGGCGGAGCTGATGGCGGGAGAGGAGATGGAGACCGACCACCGGCCGGCTTCTGCTCTCGGTCCCTCCGAGGCCGTACTGGAGGTCCGCGACCTGTGGGCGGGCCCCCTGCGCGGAATCGACTTCGACCTGGCCAGGGGCGAGCGCCTGGGCATCACCGGCCTCGTCGGCTCCGGCCACGAGATCGTGCCGTACGCGGTGTGCGGGGCCCACACCGGGCCGGTACGCGGCAGACTGCGCCTGCCGGAGCGCTCCGAGCGGTGGGTTGACGCGCGCGACGCCGGCGGTCTCGGCCTCCCCCTGGTCCCCGCGGACCGGGCGGGCGAGGGAGTGATCGGCGACTTCTCGGTGGGGGAGAACCTCACCCTTCCCCTGCTCGACCGCCTCCGTGCCCGCGTCGGCCGGCTGCACCGAGGACGGGAGGGCGCGCTCGCCGAGGAGTGGATCGAGCGGGTCGGCGTGCGCACCGCCGGGCGCGGGGCCCGGATCACCACCCTGAGCGGCGGCAACCAGCAGAAGGTCGTGATGGCCCGCTGCCTGGCCCAGCGCCCGCCGGTGCTGATGCTCTGCGAACCCACGGCCGGCGTCGACATCGGCACCCGCCTGCAGCTGTACGACCTGATCGAGCGTCAGGCCGACGAGGGCATGGGCGTCATCGTGTCCTCCTCCGACACGCAGGACCTGCTCGCGCTGTGCAACCGAGTCCTCGTAGTGAGGGACGGCCGGGTCGTACGGGAGATCGGCGGCCGGGACATCACCGAGCCCACGCTCGTCCATGCCATGGAAGGAACTTCAGGGACATGA
- a CDS encoding sugar ABC transporter substrate-binding protein: MSSRPRSAVRRALTAIVPVTALLALTACGGDATPATGASQAAAANSPGLAAAREAAEMYSDRPARIPITKPVGKEIPKGKQIDFILCGVQSCKDLADFFTAAAEELGWTVKQIPTQGTPESVQAAYEQAVRDKPDAVVASGFPRAVYAKQLARLKAADIPVIQSNADDVVGDGISLLKNGPKDVGVQGEMLASWVVSDSGAKANTVYFELPAYTILKPVKEGFAAKYEQWCQSCALDTVEVPITAVGKDMPDRVVSYLRSHPKVTHVVFSLGLLNVGVPAALKTAGITGKHIVVNVGDAQNYQYIQSGLTDGAMALNSHETAWLQADALARHFTGQSMDVAQEAVLPNMLVTKDNLPSADGDFPLIEDYEAQFKALWGLS, encoded by the coding sequence ATGAGTTCCAGACCCCGTAGCGCGGTCCGCCGCGCCCTCACCGCCATCGTCCCCGTCACCGCTCTGCTCGCCCTGACGGCGTGCGGCGGCGACGCCACTCCGGCCACAGGCGCCTCCCAGGCCGCCGCGGCCAACAGCCCGGGCCTCGCGGCAGCCCGCGAGGCCGCGGAGATGTACTCCGACCGCCCGGCCCGCATCCCCATCACCAAGCCGGTGGGCAAGGAGATCCCCAAGGGCAAGCAGATCGACTTCATCCTCTGCGGCGTCCAGTCCTGCAAGGATCTCGCCGACTTCTTCACGGCCGCCGCCGAGGAACTGGGCTGGACGGTGAAGCAGATCCCCACGCAGGGCACGCCGGAGTCCGTCCAGGCCGCCTACGAGCAGGCCGTACGCGACAAGCCGGACGCCGTCGTCGCCTCGGGCTTCCCACGCGCGGTCTACGCCAAGCAGCTGGCGCGGCTGAAGGCGGCCGACATCCCCGTCATCCAGTCGAACGCCGACGACGTGGTGGGCGACGGCATCTCCCTGCTCAAGAACGGACCGAAGGACGTCGGCGTCCAGGGCGAGATGCTCGCCTCATGGGTGGTGTCGGACAGCGGCGCCAAGGCCAACACCGTGTACTTCGAACTCCCGGCCTACACGATCCTCAAGCCCGTCAAGGAAGGGTTCGCGGCCAAGTACGAGCAGTGGTGCCAGAGTTGTGCACTCGACACCGTCGAGGTGCCGATCACGGCCGTCGGCAAGGACATGCCGGACCGCGTGGTGTCGTACCTCAGATCGCATCCGAAGGTGACCCACGTCGTCTTCTCCCTGGGCCTCCTCAACGTCGGCGTCCCGGCAGCGCTGAAGACCGCCGGCATCACCGGCAAGCACATCGTCGTCAACGTCGGTGACGCGCAGAACTACCAGTACATCCAGAGCGGCCTCACCGACGGTGCCATGGCCCTGAACTCCCACGAGACGGCATGGCTCCAGGCAGACGCGCTGGCCCGCCACTTCACCGGCCAGTCCATGGACGTGGCCCAGGAGGCGGTGCTGCCCAACATGCTGGTCACCAAGGACAACCTCCCCTCAGCCGACGGCGACTTCCCGCTCATCGAGGACTACGAGGCGCAGTTCAAGGCGCTCTGGGGCCTGAGTTGA